The Streptomyces sp. HUAS MG91 sequence GTCCACTGCGCCTGTGGGCCGTGGCCGTGGACAACCGGGCACTTCTGTGGACGGGCGAAAGTTCTGCACACCCGATGCACAGGCTGAGGCGACTTCTCCCCAGCGCCGTCCCCAGCTTTACCCGCGTTCCCCACAGCCCAACCGACCCCCTTGGTGTGACGCCTTTCACTCGCGTCGGTGATGAGGCGCGTCGCGTTGCCGAACAGTGGACAGCCGTGTGGAGAAGCTCCGGATCGCTGTGCACAAGAGCTGGCATCCTGTGGGTCGACGGTGGACAACGGCATGCACACCCTGTGGAAGAAAAATCTGTCCACAGGGTGTGGAGATCGTCTGTCCACCAATCCACAACCCTCTGACCTGGCCTGATGCCCTGTCACGCCCCTGCGCTGTGGACGCCGTCTGGACAACTTTCCGGTCCCCAGGGTGTGGACCGAAAAAACCCGGCACATCTGTGGAGAACACCCGTAACTCGCCACGGAATCGAACACCGGCTCACCTCCGGCGACCGACTCGCGTCCACAGGCACATGGAAAAGGGCGCCCCGGAAGTCGTTCCGGAGCGCCCTCGAGGGACGTACGAGAGCCGCGAGGGGCCCGTCGTCAGCCGTTCTTGATGCGGTTGGTCAGCTCGGTGACCTGGTTGTAGATGGAGCGCCGCTCGGCCATCAGCGCGCGGATCTTGCGGTCGGCGTGCATCACGGTCGTGTGGTCGCGGCCGCCGAACTGCGCGCCGATCTTCGGCAGGGAGAGATCGGTCAGCTCACGGCACAGGTACATCGCGATCTGGCGGGCCGTCACGAGCACGCGGCTGCGCGAGGATCCGCAGAGGTCCTCCACCGTCAGCCCGAAGTAGTCCGCGGTCGCCGCCATGATGGCCGGCGCGGTGATCTCCGGGGAGGCGTCCTCGCCGCCGGGGATCAGGTCCTTCAGGACGATCTCCGTCAGCCCCAGGTCCACCGGCTGCCGGTTGAGCGAGGCGAACGCCGTGACGCGGATCAACGCCCCTTCCAGCTCACGGATGTTCCGCGAGATGCGGGACGCGATGAACTCCAGGACCTCCGGCGGCGCGTTGAGCTGCTCCTGCACCGCCTTCTTACGGAGGATCGCGATACGGGTCTCCAGCTCGGGCGGCTGGACGTCCGTGATCAGGCCCCACTCGAACCGGTTGCGCAGCCGGTCCTCCAGGGTCACCAGCTGCTTGGGCGGCCGGTCGCTGGAGAGCACGATCTGCTTGTTCGCGTTGTGGAGGGTGTTGAAGGTGTGGAAGAACTCCTCCTGCGTCGACTCCTTGTCCGCGAGGAACTGGATGTCGTCGACGAGCAGGATGTCCATCTCGCGGTACCGCTTGCGGAAGGAGTCGCCCTTGCCGTCGCGGATCGAGTTGATGAACTCGTTGGTGAACTCCTCGGAGCTCACGTACCGCACGCGCGTGCCCGGATAGAGGCTGCGGGCGTAGTGCCCGATGGCGTGCAGCAGGTGCGTCTTGCCGAGACCGGACTCCCCGTAGATGAAGAGCGGGTTGTACGCCTTGGCGGGTGCCTCGGCGACGGCGACCGCGGCCGCGTGCGCGAAGCGGTTCGACGCGCCGATGACGAACGTGTCGAAGAGGTACTTGGGGTTCAGGCGGGCGGTCGGCTCACCGGGGCCCGTCGCGGGCGCCGGCTGCGCGGCCAGCGGACCCGGGGCGCCCGAGGGCACACCGCGGCCGGGGCCGCCGTCGAGCCCGGGGCGGCCGCCCATCGTGGGCTCGCCGCCGTCCCGGCGCGGCCGGCCCTCGCGCGGCGACGCGTCGTAGCCGCCCCGCTCCTCATAGGGGGAGCGCTCTTCGTAGGAGGGGCGCTCCACCGGCTTCTGCTCGTACGGCGAGCGCTCCGGCTGCTGGTCGTAGCGGCCGCGCTCGGGCTCGTACCCCTGCGGCTCGTAGGGCGGCCGTTCCTGCTGCCGGTAGTCGTGCTGGGGCTGCTGCGGGGGCGACGCGTACGGGTCGCGCTCGGGGAAGCCGAGCCGCTGCTGCTGCCACCCGTAGTCGTCCTGCTGCGGGCGGGGCCAGGCGCCGGGCTGGGGGCGCTGGTAGTCCGGGTAGGCGGGGCGGGCGGTCGGCAGCTGGTCCTCGCGGTCCCGCTCGCGCGGGGACGGCGGCTGCGGGTCGCGCTGGTCGCCGCGCGTGCCGGCCTGGCCGCCCTGACCGCGGTCGTCCCGGCCGCGACGCTCGTACGCGTCGTAGCCGTCGTACGCGTCCCGGCTGTCATAGGTGTCACGGGGGGCGTCACGGCTCTCGTACGGCTCGTGGCCCTGACCGGACGCGGAGGGCTGCTCCGCGCCCTCGTAGCCCTCGTACTCCTCGTAGCGCTGCTGCTGGACCGGCGGGGCCGGGGGCGTGGGCGGCTCGCCCACGGAGTCGTCGACCGTGATCGCGATCCGGATCGGGCGGCCGCACTCGCGGCTGAGGGTCTCGCTCACGACCGGCGCGAGCCGGCCTTCAAGTACGCCCTTCGCGAATTCGTTGGGCACCGCGAGCAGGGCCGTGTCGGCCACCAGGGCCAGGGGCTGGCAGCGCTTGATCCAGTGTTCGTCCTTCGTCTCGACGCCCTGCCCACGCCCTTCCCCGAGGAGTTGCTCCAGAACTCGTGGCCACACTGCGGCAAGATCGGCAGGTACGTCAGCCACAGGGCACGCTCTCTCGCTGGTCCCACGAACGTGTGATTCCTGGGACGGGTTGGGTGGGGAGGCCGGAGCCGGATCGGGAAGGAAACCGGGTGGGTGGTGAAGAAGGGAACGAATCGGAGTTCAGCCACGGTAGTCAGCGCGACCGCTGCGGTTCAAGTTGTTGTCCCCAGCCTGTGGACAGTGTCTCCCGCGTGACGCTGGTTTGACCGGATGGCGTAGCCGCGCGTACCGTAACCAGGTCGAGTTGTCGATGGCTGCTGCCGCCTGCCTCCGATGGGCAAGGTCACGGTCCACGAGTTGTTCAGCTTCTCTGTGGTCCGTCTAGCGGTGCACTCGGGCGTATTGCGAGCTACTCGTGGGCGCACGGTGACAGCCAGGCGATGTCCCGCCAACCCACGTTTTTCAGGAGCCCCCGAGTGAGCAAGCGCACCTTCCAGCCGAACAACCGTCGTCGCGCCAAGACCCACGGTTTCCGCCTTCGCATGCGGACCCGCGCCGGTCGTGCGATTCTCGCCAACCGTCGTGGCAAGGGTCGCGCCAGCCTGTCCGCCTGATCGCGTAAACAGGTCATGACGTGCTGCCTACCGAGAATCGGCTGAGGCGGCGCGAGGACTTCGCGACCGCGGTACGACGAGGTCGTCGGGCCGGACGCCCGCTTCTCGTCGTCCATCTACGCAGCGGTTCAACGGACCCGCACGTGCCAGGGGAGAGCGTTCCCCCGCCGCGTGCGGGTTTCGTCGTGAGCAAGGCCGTGGGCGGCGCCGTCGTACGGAACACGGTGAAGCGCAGGCTTCGACACCTCATGCGCGACCGGGTGGCTCAGTTGCCCCCAGGTAGCCTGGTAGTCGTACGTGCGTTGCCCGGTGCGGGTGACGCCTCCCACGCACAGCTGGCCCGAGACCTGGATGCCGCCCTGGAGCGGCTGCTGGGAGGGGGCGCGCGATGAAGTACCCACTGCTTGCACTGATCAAGATCTACCAGTGGACCATCAGTCCGCTGCTCGGTCCCGTGTGCAAGTACTACCCGTCGTGCTCCCACTACGGCTTCACGGCCATCGACCGGCACGGCGCGATCAAGGGAACAGCCCTCACCGCCTGGCGGATCCTCCGGTGCAATCCGTGGTCCCACGGTGGTGTCGATTACGTTCCGCCGCGTAAGCGGCCGCGCTGGCACGAGATGCTCCGCGACGCCTTGCGCGGGGACAAGAAAGCGGCCCCCGTCGTTCAGGACGACAGTGCCACTGCCCAGGACAGCCCGTCCGCAGCGACCCCGCCCCATGCCCAAGGAGCCTGATCAGGGACATGATTTCCGATATCGTCAACGCGATTTCTGGTGTCTTCGCGTTTCTCACGACCCCGGTGTCCTGGGTCATCGTCCAGTTCCACAAGGTCTTCGGGGCCATCTTCGGCCCTGACACTGGATGGGCCTGGGGTCTCTCCATCGTGTCCCTGGTGGTGCTGATCCGCATCTGCCTGATCCCGCTCTTCGTGAAGCAGATCAAGTCGACGCGGAACATGCAGCTGCTCCAGCCGCAGATGAAGGCGATCCAGGAGCGCTACAAGAACGACAAGCAGCGTCAGTCCGAAGAGATGATGAAGCTGTACAAGGAGACGGGCACCAACCCGCTCTCCTCGTGCCTTCCCATCCTCGTGCAGTCGCCGTTCTTCTTCGCGCTGTACCACACGCTGGCCGGCATCGCCGAGAACAAGAAGATCGGCGTCATCGACCAGTCGCTGCTCGACAGCGCGCAGAAGGCTCACATCTTCGGCGCCCCGCTGGCCGCGAAGTTCATGGACACCGCCGACGAGGTCGCCAAGATGGGCGCCACGCTGATGGACGTGCGCGTCGTCACGGCGGTCATGATCATCATGATGTCGGCGTCGCAGTTCTACACGCAGCGTCAGCTGATGACGAAGAACGTCGACCTCACGGTCAAGACGCCGTTCATGCAGCAGCAGAAGATGCTGATGTACGTCTTCCCGGTCATCTTCCTGTTCATGGGCATCAACTTCCCCGTCGGTGTCCTCGTCTACTGGCTGACCACCAACGTGTGGACCATGGGCCAGCAGATGTACGTGATCAGCCGGAACCCCACCCCCGGCAGCAAGGCCCAGGCCAAGATGCTGGAGGGCCTGACGAAGCACGTGGTCGGCCACGGCGCCACCCGCACCAAGCGCGAGCGCAACATCGTCAAGGCGATCGTCGCCAAGGGCCGGGACCGCAACGAGTACGAGCGCAAGTTCATCAACGGTCTGACCAAGGCCAGCCTCGCCGCCCAGGCCGACGGCACCGTGGTGGCCAGCACGTCCGCGACCGCCGTCCTGGACGAGGACGGCACGACGGCCTCGGGTGCGCCCAAGCGCCAGCAGCCCAAGCGTCAGTCCAAGTCGCAGCGCCAGTCGGGCCCCACCACGGCCAAGTCCGACGGCACCGCACAGGCTTCGGACAAGCCGTCGCTGGAGAAGAAGGACGCGACCGACTCCGAGTCCGGCGCCAAGCCGCAGAACGGCCAGAGTGGCGCCAAGGCCAAGCCGGCCGGTGGCAACCAGGCGCGCAGCAAGGCCAAGTCCGGGCAGCGCAAGGGCGGGCCGCAGCGGCCCAAGTCCCCGTCCAAGAAGTAAGACCTCGACGTAAGACGTTGGCGTAAGCCTTTGACTCAAGAAGGAGTCCTCCCGTGACGGAAGGCACCACCTCCGCTCCTGAGGGTGGCGACACCCTGACCCGCCTCGAGCAGGAGGGCGAGATCGCTGCGGACTACCTCGAGGGTCTGCTGGACATCGCCGACCTCGACGGTGACATCGACATGGACGTCGAGGCCGACCGTGCCGCGGTGTCCATCGTCAGCGATGCGAGCAGCCGCGACCTGCAGAAGCTGGTCGGCCGTGACGGTGAGGTCCTCGAGGCGCTTCAGGAGCTGACCCGCCTCGCGGTGCACCGGGAGACCGGGGACCGCAGCCGGCTCATGCTGGACATCGCCGGGTACCGGGCCAAGAAGCGCGCCGAGCTCACCGAGCAGGGTGCCAAGGCCGCGTCCGAGGTGAAGAACAGCGGCGAGCCGGTCAAGATGCAGCCGATGACGCCGTTCGAGCGCAAGGTCGTGCACGACGCGGTCAAGGCCGCCGGACTGCGCAGCGAGTCCGAGGGCGAGGAGCCGCAGCGCTTCGTCGTCGTGCTTCCTGCCTGAGCGGTACGTGCTCTCCGGCCCCGTCTGTTCGCAGGCGGGGCCGATCTTTGTCAGCCTGTTCATCAGCCACCCCACGCGGTGGAGCGGTGAGGTACGGAAGGACGGTCCCCGTGACGGAGGCAGCAGAACTCCCCCCGGCTCCGGAGCTTGCCCGGGAGGTGTTCGGCGAGCGCTTCCCGGACGCGGTCCGGTACGCGGAGCTTCTCGCTGACGCGGGCGTGCAGCGTGGCCTCATCGGCCCCCGCGAAGTGCCGCGACTGTGGGAGCGGCACATCCTGAACTGCGCGGTGCTCTCCGAGGTCGTGCCCGAGAACGTCACGGTGTGCGATGTCGGCTCGGGCGCCGGGCTGCCGGGTATCCCGCTGGCCCTGGTCCGCCCGGACCTCAAGATCACGCTTCTTGAGCCGCTGCTGCGGCGTACGACGTTCCTCACCGAGGTCGTCGAACTGCTCGGGCTCGACCATGTGACCGTGGTGCGCGGCCGGGCCGAGGAAGTCCTGGGCAAGCTGCCGCCCGTCCACGTCGTCACGGCCCGCGCCGTGGCACCGCTCGACCGGCTCGCGGCATGGGGCGTTCCGCTGCTGCGGCCGTACGGAGAGATGCTCGCCCTCAAGGGCGACACCGCGGTGGAAGAGGTCAAGAGCGCCGGTGCCGCGCTGAGCAAGCTGGGTGCCGTCGCGACCTCGGTGCTTCAGGTCGGCGAGGGTGTGGTGGATCCGCTCTCGACCGTGGTGCGGGTGGAGGTCGGGGAGAGCCCGGGCGGTGTGCGATTCGCCGCCAAGCGGGCCAAGGCGGCCCGCACGGGGCGTGCCCGGCGCAGGCGTTGAGCGCCTGACGCGACGTGATGAGTACCGCTGATCCATGGTGAGAACCGGCGGTACTCCACAAAAGCTGTCAAACGTACGCATCTCGGGGTGTCGCACGGGTGCGTGCTGAGCCGCGGTGCATCGTGTTTCACGTGAAACGTCGCTCACTGCTGCATGGCATCATCAGTCGCGGCCGCGCAGCGGCCGCTCCCCGCGACCGCAAACCCCTCGGAACCCTTGCATCGTCCCCTGTTACGGGCACGGAGTTGTCCACAGAAGGGGATTCATCCACAGAAGACCGGGCCTCGCTGGTTCTTGACCCCGAAGGCATGGGAGGCTCTGTTCATAGCGAGCCTGAAGTCGAGGAGAGTGAATCCTTGCGGTCCGACGCCAACATCGCGGGACCGATGACCGATCCGGTCCCCGGTCCCCGCACCGAGTCGGCGGGGGAGGATGTTTCACGTGAAACACCGCCCCCGATGGACGACACACCCATCGGTCGCGCTGCCCAACTGGCAGTGGAAGCGCTCGGCCGCGCAGGCGAGGGCCTGCCGCGTCCCGAGCAGACCCGCGTCATGGTGGTGGCCAACCAGAAGGGCGGGGTCGGCAAGACCACGACGACGGTCAACCTTGCCGCGTCTCTCGCGCTGCACGGTGCACGCGTCCTGGTGATCGACCTGGACCCACAGGGCAATGCCTCGACGGCGCTGGGGATCGACCACCACGCCGAAGTGCCCTCCATCTACGACGTGCTCGTGGACAGCAGGCCGCTCTCGGACGTCGTCCAGCCGGTCGAGGATGTGGAAGGGCTCTTCTGCGCTCCCGCCACCATCGATCTCGCCGGTGCGGAGATCGAGCTGGTCTCCCTGGTGGCACGTGAGAGCCGGCTGCAGCGAGCGATCCAGGCGTACGAGCAGCCGCTGGACTACATCCTCATCGACTGCCCGCCGTCGCTCGGTCTGCTGACGGTCAACGCCCTGGTGGCCGGCGCGGAAGTGCTGATCCCGATCCAGTGCGAGTACTACGCGCTGGAGGGCCTCGGCCAGCTCCTGCGCAACGTGGACCTGGTCCGCGGGCACCTCAACCCCGCGCTGCACGTCTCGACGATCCTTCTCACGATGTACGACGGGCGCACCCGGCTGGCCTCCCAGGTCGCCGACGAGGTCCGCAACCACTTCGGCAAGGAAGTCCTGCGGACGAGCATTCCTCGCTCGGTCCGTATCTCGGAGGCGCCGAGCTACGGGCAGACCGTTCTGACCTACGATCCGGGGTCGAGCGGTGCGCTCTCCTACCTCGAGGCGGCGCGGGAGATGGCGCTGCGTGGCGTCGGCATCCACTACGACGCCCAGCACGCCCACACGGGCAACCAACTTGAACAGCAGACCACCGCGGAGGGGATTCAGTGAGCGAGCGACGGAGGGGACTGGGCCGTGGCCTCGGCGCGCTGATTCCGGCTGCCCCCACCCCTGAGAAGACGGCCCCGGCGGCTTCCGGAGGAGTCACCTCTTCCTCTTCCGCCCCGGCGTCGGTTCTGACGGCAGAGCGCGGAGTGGCCGCGGCGAAGGTGGCATCGCTGTCGCAGAGCGATGTTTCACGGGAAACCGAGGGGCAGGCGCACGGTGCGGCGGAGGAGTTCGAGCGGCCCGCGGGTGCGCACTTCGCCGAGCTGCCGCTCGACGCGATCACGCCCAACCCGCGGCAGCCGCGTGATGTGTTCGACGAGGACGCCCTCGCCGAGCTCGTCACGTCCATCAAGGAAGTCGGCCTGCTGCAGCCTGTCGTCGTACGGCAGGTGGGGCCGGCGCGCTACGAGCTCATCATGGGCGAGCGGCGCTGGAGGGCCACGCGTGAGGCGGGGCTCGACCGCATCCCCGCCATCGTGCGGGCCACGGACGACGAGAAGCTCCTCCTCGACGCGCTCCTGGAGAACCTGCACCGGGCGCAGCTGAACCCGCTGGAAGAGGCGGCCGCCTACGACCAGCTGCTCAAGGACTTCAACTGCACGCACGACCAGCTGGCGGACCGCATCGGTCGTTCCCGCCCGCAGGTCTCCAACACCCTGCGTCTGCTGAAGCTCTCGCCGGCCGTGCAGCGGCGGGTGGCAGCCGGTGTGCTGTCCGCCGGGCACGCTCGCGCCCTGCTCTCCGTCGAGGACTCGGAGGAGCAGGACCGGCTCGCTCACCGCATCGTCGCCGAGGGACTGTCCGTGCGGGCCGTCGAGGAGATCGTGACCCTCATGGGATCGCGTCCCACGAGCACGACCCGGGCCAAGGGCCCGCGGGCCGGCGCGCGGGTCTCCCCGGCGCTGAGCAATCTCGCGACGCGGCTCTCGGACCGCTTCGAGACGCGGGTGAAGGTCGACCTGGGCCAGAAGAAGGGCAAGATCGTCGTCGAGTTCGCCTCGATGGAGGATCTGGAGCGCATCCTCGGATCACTGGCTCCCGGCGAAGGGCCGGTTCTCCAGAACGGGCTTTCCGAGGAGACCGAGGGCGACGAACAGGACTGATGTCCTGTGCTGTGCCTGGGAGCGGGCTGTGTCCGGTGTGTACCGGAACACGGCCCGCTCTTTGCTTTCTTACGGTATCGATGGAATCGCATCGTGGTTACGATGCGATCGGGAAGAGCGCATCCACCCGGCAGTACCTCAAGGGGGCGGGGTCATGCGATCGGTGAGTCGTACCGGACTGATGACCGCGGGTCTCGGACTGGGCGCGGTCGGCGGGTTCGTCGGCAGTCTGCTCAGGGAACGAAGCGCTCTGACAGCCGCCCGCGCTGCGGCCGGCGGAGAAAGCGAGGAACTGCCTTCATGGGGCGTCGGCTCGTACCGCTCACGCTGGACAACCTCCCGGACCTTCCCAAGCGGTGCCGGTCGTGTGTCTTCTGGGAGCTGGACCCGGTCAGTGGCCAAGCCTCGGTGAAGGCGGGGACGCCGGAGCTGGAGAAGGAAGCGTGGATCTCGGCGGTCCTGCTGGAGTGGGGCTCCTGCGGCCGCGTCGTCTACGTCGACGATCTCCCGGTCGGCTTCGTGCTCTACGCGCCGCCTGCCTATGTCCCGCGGTCCCTGTCGTTTCCGACGAGCCCGGTCTCCCCTGACGCCGTCCAGCTGATGACGGCCTCGATCATGCCGAGCCATCAGGGCCAGGGGCTGGGGCGGGTCATCGTCCAGACCGTCGCGAAGGATCTTCTGCGCCGAGGCTTCAAGGCGATCGAGGCCTTCGGCGACGCGCAGTGGAAAGAGCCGTCCTGTCTGCTGCCCGCCGACCATCTCCTGGCCGTCGGCTTCAAGACCGTCCGCCCCCACCCCTCGTACCCGCGGCTGAGGCTTGAGCTGCGGACGACGCTGTCGTGGAAAGAGGACGTGGAGATGGCGCTGGACCGGCTTCTCGGGGCGGTGCAGAAGGAGCCCGCACTGCGTCCGCTCTGAAAGACCGCACACGCCGAACGGGCCGACCCTCTCGGGTCGGCCCGCTCATGTTTCACGTGAAACAACGCCCGCCGTCCGTGAAACGGCGTCGCCGGAGCATTACTCGGCGATGAAGTCCTCGAGGTCGCGCACGATGGCGGCCTTCGGCTTGGCACCGACGATGGTCTTGGCGACCTCGCCACCCTGGTACACGTTCAGGGTCGGGATGGACATGACGCCGTACTTGGCGGCCGTGCCCGGGTTCTCGTCGATGTTGAGCTTGACGATCTCGATCTTGTCGCCGTACTCGGCCGCGATCGCCTCGAGCGACGGGGCGATCTGGCGGCACGGACCGCACCAGGCGGCCCAGAAGTCGACCAGGACGGGCTTGTCGCTCTTCAGAACGTCCTCGTCGAAGGAGGCGTCCGTCACGTTCTTCAGGTTGCCGGCCACAGCGGGCTCCTCTTTTCTATGGGGGTGCGAGAGGTGGGAAGTCGGGGTCAGACGGTGGCGGTCGGGGTCTTCTCGGGCTCGGCGGCCTCGCCGTCGGCGAGAGCGGCCAGGAAGCGCTCGGCGTCGAGAGCGGCGGAGCAGCCGGTGCCGGCCGCCGTGATCGCCTGACGGTAGGTGTGGTCCACGACGTCACCGGCGCCGAAGACACCGGTCAGGTTCGTGCGCGTCGACGGGGCCTCGACCTTCAGGTAGCCCTCGCCGTCCAGCTCGAGCTGGCCCTTGAAGAGCTCCGTGCGCGGGTCGTGGCCGATCGCGATGAACAGACCTGTCACCGGCAGCTCGGACGTCTCGCCCGTCTTCAGGTTGCGCAGCGTCAGACCGGCCAGCTTCGGGTCGCCCTTGATCTCCGCGACCTCGCTGTCCCACACGAACTTGATCTTCGGGTCGGCGAAGGCACGCTCCTGCATCGCCTTGGAGGCGCGCAGGGTGTCACGGCGGTGGACGATCGTCACGGACTTGGCGAAGCGCGAGAGGAAGGTGGCCTCCTCCATCGCGGTGTCGCCGCCGCCGATCACGGCGATGTCCTGGTCCTTGAAGAAGAACCCGTCACAGGTGGCGCACCAGGAGACGCCACGGCCGGACAGCGCGTCCTCGTTCGGCAGGCCCAGCTTGCGGTGCTGCGAGCCGGTGGTGACGATGACGGCCTTCGCGCGGTGCACGGTGCCCGAGGTGTCGGTCACGGTCTTGATCTCGCCGGTGAGGTCGACGGCCACGACATCGTCGGGGACGAGCTCGGCGCCGAACCGCTCGGCCTGGCCGCGCATGTTGTCCATGAGCTCGGGGCCCATGATGCCGTCCTGGAAGCCCGGGAAGTTCTCCACCTCGGTGGTGTTCATCAGGGCGCCACCGGCGGTGACGGCGCCCTCGAACACCAGCGGCTTCAGCGACGCGCGCGCGGTGTAGAGCGCCGCCGTGTAGCCGGCGGGCCCGGAGCCGATGATGATCACGTTACGGACGTCACTCACGGCTTGATTCCTCGTCTCTACGGGACTGCTGCGTACTGCCGGGGGAGCCTCTTCTCAGGACTCTCACCCCACCCAACGGATCCTACGGGGCATGCATTCCCGACGTGTCCGGGCGCACGCCGGGACCGTCGAAGGATGCCGTTCAGCCGCGCTTGTAGGAGTGGGTGTACAGCAGCTCGCCCGCTGTGGAGGGATCCTTCGCCGTGCAGGACGCGTCGACGATGAACGCCGTGACGCGGTGGGTCGGATCGCTCGTGTGGGGCAGCACGAGGAGATAGACGGCTTTCCCCTCGTACGTGCCCTGCTTGAACCCGAGGGGGTCATCGTCGCGGTGCGTACCGCGCTGGACGCACGCCGGCGGAGCCATGGCGGCCTTGGGAATCTCGGGGTTCTTCGGTGACGACTTGGGCGTGACGCCCTCCGTCCCGAGCGATGCCACGTCTCCCTGGTGCAGCAGCTCGGTGACCTTCGACTCCAGATTGGCCTTGGCGAAGCTCGACGCGCTCGTGCTGGCGCTGGCCGGCGTCCTGCCCACGTTCGAGGTGCCGCCTCCGCCCTGCACGAGCAGCACGCCGGTCCCGATCACGGCGGCGGTGAGGACGGCCCCGATGGCGGCGCCGGTACGGCGCCGGGTGACGCGTGCTCGGCGACCCGGTCCGGTCGCGGAGGGGGCATGTCCCGAGGGTCGGTCGGCGGGGCGCGGTGCGGGGGCGGAACGCGCGGTCGATGTTTCACGTGAAACAGACGCCGTTTCACGCCCACTGCCCTCGTCGCTCCCGTAGCTCTCGGCGCTCTCGTCGGGTTCCTCGTTCTCGTACGCGACGACGTCCAGGAGGGCTTCCGCGGCCAGGGCGGCGTCGATGCGCGCCGCGACGTCCTCGGGCATCCGGGGTGCGTCGGGAAGCGTGCCGAGCATGCCGCGGATCTCTTCCAGCGAGGAGTAGACATCGGCGCACAGGACACAGCCGTCGAGGTGCCGGCGGATGTCGGAGCTGCGGGACGGCGGGAGAAGACCCTCGGCAAGATCGGAGATCTCGGTGACCTCGGGGTGTTCCGCCGTGTCGGTCGTGGATGTCACGCTCGCCCACCTCCGCCCTTCACCGCAGTCGAGTCATGTGGTCCGGCCTCGTCCCGAGGTCCCGCTGCGGGTGGGACGGATGTCCCCTCCGGACGGTTCCTTCCCGGGGGCGGGTTCTTGCCACCGCCTTCTTCGGCGCGCTCCGTCCGCAGGTGCGCCAGGAGAGGGAGCAACCGGGCCCGGCCTCGGGCACAGCGGCTCTTCACGGTGCCCGTGGGGACATCGAGGATTCTGGCGGCCTCGGCCACCGGGTAGCCCTGCATGTCGACGAGAACGAGTACCGCCCGCTGATCGGCCGGAAGGGACTCCAGGGCGCCCAGGAGTTCGCGGTGCAGATCATTGCGCTCGGCGGGCGCGGCCGCCGACTCGTGGGGCTCCAGAAGCTGCTCCAGGCGTTCGGTGTCGTCCACCGGAGCGGTTCTGCGGGAGGCCGTCTTGCGGGCCCGGTCCAGGCACGCGTTGACGGTGATGCGGTGCAGCCAGGTCGTGACGGCGGACTGCCCGCGGAAGGTGTGGGCGGCGCGGTACGCGGAGACGAGGGCGTCCTGCACCGCGTCAGCGGCCTCCTCGCGG is a genomic window containing:
- a CDS encoding R3H domain-containing nucleic acid-binding protein, giving the protein MTEGTTSAPEGGDTLTRLEQEGEIAADYLEGLLDIADLDGDIDMDVEADRAAVSIVSDASSRDLQKLVGRDGEVLEALQELTRLAVHRETGDRSRLMLDIAGYRAKKRAELTEQGAKAASEVKNSGEPVKMQPMTPFERKVVHDAVKAAGLRSESEGEEPQRFVVVLPA
- the rsmG gene encoding 16S rRNA (guanine(527)-N(7))-methyltransferase RsmG, with the translated sequence MTEAAELPPAPELAREVFGERFPDAVRYAELLADAGVQRGLIGPREVPRLWERHILNCAVLSEVVPENVTVCDVGSGAGLPGIPLALVRPDLKITLLEPLLRRTTFLTEVVELLGLDHVTVVRGRAEEVLGKLPPVHVVTARAVAPLDRLAAWGVPLLRPYGEMLALKGDTAVEEVKSAGAALSKLGAVATSVLQVGEGVVDPLSTVVRVEVGESPGGVRFAAKRAKAARTGRARRRR
- the yidC gene encoding membrane protein insertase YidC, whose protein sequence is MISDIVNAISGVFAFLTTPVSWVIVQFHKVFGAIFGPDTGWAWGLSIVSLVVLIRICLIPLFVKQIKSTRNMQLLQPQMKAIQERYKNDKQRQSEEMMKLYKETGTNPLSSCLPILVQSPFFFALYHTLAGIAENKKIGVIDQSLLDSAQKAHIFGAPLAAKFMDTADEVAKMGATLMDVRVVTAVMIIMMSASQFYTQRQLMTKNVDLTVKTPFMQQQKMLMYVFPVIFLFMGINFPVGVLVYWLTTNVWTMGQQMYVISRNPTPGSKAQAKMLEGLTKHVVGHGATRTKRERNIVKAIVAKGRDRNEYERKFINGLTKASLAAQADGTVVASTSATAVLDEDGTTASGAPKRQQPKRQSKSQRQSGPTTAKSDGTAQASDKPSLEKKDATDSESGAKPQNGQSGAKAKPAGGNQARSKAKSGQRKGGPQRPKSPSKK
- the rnpA gene encoding ribonuclease P protein component; the encoded protein is MLPTENRLRRREDFATAVRRGRRAGRPLLVVHLRSGSTDPHVPGESVPPPRAGFVVSKAVGGAVVRNTVKRRLRHLMRDRVAQLPPGSLVVVRALPGAGDASHAQLARDLDAALERLLGGGAR
- the dnaA gene encoding chromosomal replication initiator protein DnaA codes for the protein MADVPADLAAVWPRVLEQLLGEGRGQGVETKDEHWIKRCQPLALVADTALLAVPNEFAKGVLEGRLAPVVSETLSRECGRPIRIAITVDDSVGEPPTPPAPPVQQQRYEEYEGYEGAEQPSASGQGHEPYESRDAPRDTYDSRDAYDGYDAYERRGRDDRGQGGQAGTRGDQRDPQPPSPRERDREDQLPTARPAYPDYQRPQPGAWPRPQQDDYGWQQQRLGFPERDPYASPPQQPQHDYRQQERPPYEPQGYEPERGRYDQQPERSPYEQKPVERPSYEERSPYEERGGYDASPREGRPRRDGGEPTMGGRPGLDGGPGRGVPSGAPGPLAAQPAPATGPGEPTARLNPKYLFDTFVIGASNRFAHAAAVAVAEAPAKAYNPLFIYGESGLGKTHLLHAIGHYARSLYPGTRVRYVSSEEFTNEFINSIRDGKGDSFRKRYREMDILLVDDIQFLADKESTQEEFFHTFNTLHNANKQIVLSSDRPPKQLVTLEDRLRNRFEWGLITDVQPPELETRIAILRKKAVQEQLNAPPEVLEFIASRISRNIRELEGALIRVTAFASLNRQPVDLGLTEIVLKDLIPGGEDASPEITAPAIMAATADYFGLTVEDLCGSSRSRVLVTARQIAMYLCRELTDLSLPKIGAQFGGRDHTTVMHADRKIRALMAERRSIYNQVTELTNRIKNG
- a CDS encoding ParA family protein, giving the protein MGGSVHSEPEVEESESLRSDANIAGPMTDPVPGPRTESAGEDVSRETPPPMDDTPIGRAAQLAVEALGRAGEGLPRPEQTRVMVVANQKGGVGKTTTTVNLAASLALHGARVLVIDLDPQGNASTALGIDHHAEVPSIYDVLVDSRPLSDVVQPVEDVEGLFCAPATIDLAGAEIELVSLVARESRLQRAIQAYEQPLDYILIDCPPSLGLLTVNALVAGAEVLIPIQCEYYALEGLGQLLRNVDLVRGHLNPALHVSTILLTMYDGRTRLASQVADEVRNHFGKEVLRTSIPRSVRISEAPSYGQTVLTYDPGSSGALSYLEAAREMALRGVGIHYDAQHAHTGNQLEQQTTAEGIQ
- the rpmH gene encoding 50S ribosomal protein L34, which produces MSKRTFQPNNRRRAKTHGFRLRMRTRAGRAILANRRGKGRASLSA
- the yidD gene encoding membrane protein insertion efficiency factor YidD; protein product: MKYPLLALIKIYQWTISPLLGPVCKYYPSCSHYGFTAIDRHGAIKGTALTAWRILRCNPWSHGGVDYVPPRKRPRWHEMLRDALRGDKKAAPVVQDDSATAQDSPSAATPPHAQGA